One window of the Pseudomonas lurida genome contains the following:
- the folE2 gene encoding GTP cyclohydrolase FolE2 has protein sequence MNALTLPDIAAQASRQALPLDWVGMCGIALPILIDGQRLAATADAGVSLNDGTARGIHMSRLYLALEMLDQQALTPALLRNLLQRFLDSHEGLSNNAYLRIHTDVLLKRPALVSPLAGWKGYPVSIEARLENQMFHVELKIDVAYSSTCPCSAALARQLIQQQFLQDFANTPLQHEDVLTWLGSASGIVATPHSQRSSAQLLIQLDGDQSGLPITDLIDDVEAALGTAVQTAVKRADEQAFALANGQNLMFCEDAARRLNLALKRSDAVKAFHLKVIHAESLHAHDAVAESRWTRNPA, from the coding sequence ATGAATGCGCTGACTCTGCCGGATATCGCCGCGCAGGCTTCACGCCAAGCCTTGCCACTCGACTGGGTGGGCATGTGCGGCATCGCCCTGCCCATTCTCATCGACGGCCAACGCCTCGCCGCCACCGCCGATGCCGGGGTAAGCCTGAACGACGGGACTGCCCGTGGCATTCACATGTCACGCCTGTACCTGGCGCTGGAGATGCTCGACCAGCAAGCACTTACGCCTGCACTTCTGCGTAATTTACTGCAGCGTTTTCTCGACAGTCATGAAGGTTTATCTAATAACGCCTACCTGCGTATCCACACCGATGTGCTGCTCAAACGCCCTGCGCTGGTCAGCCCGCTGGCCGGTTGGAAGGGCTACCCGGTAAGCATCGAAGCGCGTCTGGAAAACCAGATGTTCCACGTGGAACTAAAAATTGACGTTGCTTATTCCTCAACCTGCCCTTGCTCCGCTGCCCTCGCCAGGCAGTTGATTCAGCAGCAGTTTCTCCAGGACTTCGCCAACACGCCGCTGCAGCATGAAGACGTGTTGACCTGGCTCGGCAGCGCCAGCGGCATCGTCGCCACGCCTCACAGCCAGCGCAGCAGCGCGCAATTACTGATCCAATTGGACGGCGACCAATCCGGCCTGCCCATCACCGATCTGATCGATGACGTTGAAGCCGCTCTCGGCACCGCCGTACAAACCGCCGTGAAACGCGCAGACGAACAAGCCTTCGCCCTGGCCAACGGGCAGAACCTGATGTTCTGCGAAGACGCCGCGCGCCGCCTTAACCTCGCCTTGAAACGCTCGGACGCCGTCAAAGCCTTCCACCTCAAAGTGATCCACGCCGAAAGCCTGCACGCGCACGATGCCGTGGCTGAAAGCCGCTGGACGAGAAACCCTGCATGA
- a CDS encoding CobW family GTP-binding protein, producing the protein MLQNIPTHVIAGPLGAGKTSLIKHLLAQRPANERWAVLINEFGQIGLDAALLTQDDDGIALGEVAGGCLCCVNGAPFQVGLGRLLRKAKPDRLFIEPSGLGHPAQLLKQLREAPWQNVLAVQPCVLVLDAQALAAGKPLPAAQQEALTSAGLLVLNKEEALDAAQRRAIEQQLPDCPLYWTRQAQVPLEQLPGLNAQAAAAVDNVDVPRGLAQMPAIWSDPAQPICLSQAQEGSWSIGWRWHPSLQFDAQRLQRWLTSLGWRRAKLVIHSAEGWVSANAVDNSALAWQPSEWRRDSRIELIFSEPQDVTALQAALAACRH; encoded by the coding sequence ATGCTGCAGAACATTCCCACTCACGTGATTGCCGGCCCCTTAGGGGCCGGCAAGACCAGCCTCATCAAGCACCTGCTCGCCCAGCGCCCGGCCAACGAGCGCTGGGCCGTACTGATCAACGAGTTCGGGCAGATCGGCCTGGACGCTGCCTTGCTCACACAGGATGACGACGGCATCGCCCTGGGCGAAGTCGCTGGAGGCTGTCTGTGCTGCGTGAATGGCGCGCCGTTTCAGGTAGGACTGGGTCGTCTGTTGCGTAAGGCCAAGCCCGACCGGCTGTTTATCGAACCGTCGGGCCTGGGTCATCCGGCGCAATTGCTCAAGCAACTGCGCGAGGCGCCGTGGCAGAACGTGCTGGCGGTGCAGCCCTGTGTGCTGGTGCTGGATGCCCAGGCGCTGGCGGCGGGCAAACCGTTGCCAGCAGCGCAGCAAGAAGCCCTAACGAGCGCCGGGCTGCTGGTATTGAACAAGGAGGAAGCGCTGGACGCTGCACAGCGCCGAGCGATTGAACAGCAGTTACCCGACTGCCCGCTGTACTGGACGCGCCAGGCTCAAGTGCCTCTGGAGCAGTTGCCAGGCCTGAATGCGCAGGCGGCAGCGGCTGTGGATAACGTCGATGTGCCCAGGGGTTTGGCGCAGATGCCAGCGATCTGGAGCGATCCGGCGCAACCGATCTGCCTGAGCCAGGCCCAAGAGGGCAGCTGGAGCATCGGCTGGCGCTGGCACCCAAGCCTGCAATTCGATGCGCAACGCCTGCAGCGTTGGCTGACAAGCCTTGGGTGGCGCCGCGCCAAGCTGGTTATCCACAGTGCCGAAGGCTGGGTTTCGGCCAACGCGGTGGACAACAGTGCGCTCGCCTGGCAGCCCAGCGAGTGGCGGCGTGACTCACGTATCGAATTGATTTTCAGCGAACCACAGGATGTGACCGCGTTGCAGGCCGCCCTGGCAGCCTGCCGTCACTGA
- the zigA gene encoding zinc metallochaperone GTPase ZigA has protein sequence MPNRLPVTVLSGFLGAGKSTLLNYVLRNRENLRVAVIVNDMSEINIDGSEVQRDVTLNRAEEKLVEMSNGCICCTLREDLLEEVAKLAKEGRFDYLLIESTGISEPLPVAETFTFRDEDEQSLADIARLDTMVTVVDGMNFLLDYQAAESLASRGETLGEEDERSITDLLIEQVEFADVILISKIDLISSREREELIAILERLNAQAEIIPMVMGEVPLDKILNTNRFDFERAAQAPGWLQELRGEHVPETDEYGIASSAYRARRPFHPQRFFDFIDRPWVNGKLLRSKGFFWLASKPQDAGSWSQAGGLMRHGFAGRWWRFVPKSQWPQDEENVAAIMGNWQLSTGDCRQELVFIGQNIDFTQLRVELDACLLNDEEMALGVDGWRLLADPFGPWYEEAAA, from the coding sequence ATGCCCAATCGTCTCCCCGTTACCGTGTTGTCCGGCTTTCTCGGCGCCGGTAAAAGCACACTGCTCAATTACGTCCTGCGCAACCGCGAAAACCTGCGGGTCGCGGTGATCGTCAACGACATGAGCGAAATCAACATCGACGGCAGCGAAGTCCAGCGTGACGTCACCCTCAACCGCGCCGAAGAAAAGCTGGTGGAGATGAGCAACGGCTGCATCTGCTGCACCTTGCGTGAAGACTTGCTGGAGGAAGTCGCAAAGCTCGCCAAGGAAGGGCGGTTCGATTACCTGTTGATCGAGTCCACCGGCATTTCCGAACCCTTGCCGGTCGCCGAAACCTTCACCTTTCGTGACGAAGACGAGCAAAGCCTGGCCGACATCGCGCGCCTGGACACCATGGTCACGGTGGTCGATGGCATGAACTTCCTGCTCGACTACCAGGCCGCCGAAAGCCTGGCCTCGCGCGGTGAAACCCTCGGTGAAGAAGATGAGCGCTCCATCACCGATCTGTTGATCGAGCAGGTCGAGTTCGCTGACGTGATCCTGATCAGCAAGATCGACCTGATCAGCAGCCGTGAACGCGAAGAACTGATAGCGATCCTCGAGCGCCTGAATGCCCAGGCAGAAATCATCCCGATGGTCATGGGCGAAGTGCCACTGGACAAGATCCTCAACACCAACCGTTTCGACTTTGAACGCGCCGCGCAAGCCCCGGGCTGGTTACAGGAATTACGCGGTGAACATGTGCCGGAAACCGACGAGTACGGCATCGCCTCCAGTGCTTACCGTGCGCGCCGTCCCTTTCATCCGCAGCGCTTCTTCGACTTTATCGACCGCCCGTGGGTCAACGGCAAACTGCTGCGCTCCAAGGGTTTTTTCTGGCTGGCCAGCAAGCCCCAGGATGCGGGCAGTTGGTCCCAGGCCGGCGGCTTGATGCGCCATGGGTTCGCCGGTCGCTGGTGGCGTTTCGTGCCCAAGAGCCAGTGGCCCCAGGACGAAGAAAACGTCGCGGCGATCATGGGCAACTGGCAATTGAGCACCGGTGATTGTCGCCAGGAACTGGTGTTCATCGGGCAGAACATCGACTTCACCCAACTGCGCGTCGAATTGGACGCCTGCTTGCTCAATGATGAAGAAATGGCTCTGGGCGTCGACGGTTGGCGCCTGCTGGCCGATCCTTTTGGCCCCTGGTATGAGGAGGCAGCCGCCTGA
- a CDS encoding metal ABC transporter permease, whose product MHLAGHLWAPFLDFVFMRRALIGGLVLACSTAPLGVFLILRRMSLIGDAVAHGILPGAALGFWFAGLSLPALTIGGLGAGLSMAGLSAWITRRTGLREDASLAAIYPISLAAGVLILGLAGKRLDLLHLLFGSALAVDETTLTGMLWVSSFSLIAMAVIYKPLLLDTLDPLFLQTVSRLGPLAHGLFLTLVVLNLVIGFQAIGALMVVGLMMLPAIASRFWSRRLPVLIAVSAVLGCLSVWLGLLLSFYYSLPSGPAIVLVAGAGYLLSVVFGPVHGLLRRPPLLTSQ is encoded by the coding sequence ATGCACTTGGCCGGCCACCTGTGGGCCCCCTTCCTCGACTTCGTCTTCATGCGCCGCGCCCTGATTGGCGGCCTGGTCCTCGCCTGCAGCACTGCGCCGCTGGGGGTGTTTCTGATCCTGCGGCGCATGAGCCTGATCGGTGATGCGGTGGCCCACGGCATCCTGCCCGGAGCGGCCCTCGGCTTCTGGTTCGCCGGCCTAAGCCTGCCCGCCCTGACCATCGGCGGCCTCGGTGCAGGCCTGAGCATGGCCGGCCTGTCCGCCTGGATCACCCGTCGCACCGGCCTGCGCGAAGACGCCAGCCTCGCCGCCATCTACCCCATCTCCCTCGCCGCCGGCGTACTGATCCTTGGCCTCGCCGGCAAACGCCTGGACTTGCTCCACCTGCTGTTCGGTTCCGCCCTGGCTGTCGACGAAACCACCCTCACCGGCATGCTCTGGGTCTCCAGTTTCAGCCTGATCGCCATGGCCGTGATCTACAAACCGCTGCTGCTGGACACCCTCGACCCACTGTTCCTGCAGACCGTCAGCCGCCTCGGCCCGTTGGCTCATGGGTTGTTCCTGACCCTGGTGGTGCTGAACCTGGTGATTGGCTTCCAGGCGATCGGCGCGTTGATGGTGGTGGGGTTGATGATGTTGCCGGCCATTGCCTCACGTTTCTGGAGCCGGCGCCTGCCGGTGCTGATCGCGGTATCGGCGGTGCTGGGATGCCTGTCGGTATGGCTGGGGTTGTTGCTGTCGTTCTACTACTCGCTGCCCAGCGGCCCGGCCATCGTGCTGGTGGCGGGCGCGGGGTATCTGCTGTCCGTGGTCTTCGGTCCGGTGCACGGTTTGCTGCGCCGCCCGCCTTTGCTTACATCCCAATGA
- a CDS encoding metal ABC transporter substrate-binding protein, translating into MRALLVLFSLVLSLSTAQAADKLQVVTSFSILDDITHQIGGDHIQISNMVGPDADAHTYEPTPDDAKALLKAKVIIKNGLGFEPWLDRLVTSTETKATVVTASKGVISHTMEEDGETIPDPHAWHNLANAEIYVNNITKALVAADPANKADYLRNSQAYLKEIYRLLAQAKSKFGALPPGNRRIVTSHDAFGYLGQAYGIEFLAPQGLSTEREPSAAEVAALITQIRKDKVKAVFMENIKDSRLLKQIADESGAQIGGTLYSDALAAEGPASTFTGLFEYNLNTLCAALGKP; encoded by the coding sequence ATGCGCGCTCTACTCGTGCTGTTCAGTCTCGTCTTGTCGCTCTCGACGGCTCAGGCCGCAGACAAGCTCCAGGTGGTTACCAGCTTCAGTATTCTCGATGACATCACCCACCAGATCGGCGGCGATCACATCCAGATCAGCAACATGGTCGGCCCCGACGCCGACGCCCATACCTACGAGCCAACACCCGACGACGCCAAGGCGCTGCTCAAGGCCAAGGTGATCATCAAGAATGGCCTGGGCTTCGAGCCATGGCTGGACCGCCTGGTAACCAGCACCGAAACCAAGGCCACGGTGGTCACTGCCAGCAAAGGCGTGATCTCCCACACCATGGAAGAAGACGGCGAAACCATTCCCGACCCACATGCCTGGCACAACCTGGCCAACGCCGAAATCTACGTGAACAACATCACCAAGGCGCTGGTGGCCGCCGACCCGGCCAACAAGGCTGATTACCTGCGCAACAGCCAGGCCTACCTCAAGGAAATCTACCGTCTGCTTGCGCAGGCCAAGAGCAAGTTCGGCGCGCTGCCACCGGGCAACCGCCGCATCGTCACCTCCCATGACGCCTTTGGTTACCTGGGCCAGGCCTATGGCATCGAGTTCCTCGCGCCACAAGGCCTGTCCACCGAGCGTGAGCCGTCCGCCGCCGAAGTCGCCGCCCTGATCACCCAGATCCGCAAAGACAAAGTCAAAGCCGTGTTCATGGAAAACATCAAGGACTCGCGCCTGCTCAAGCAGATCGCTGATGAAAGCGGCGCGCAGATTGGCGGCACGCTGTATTCCGACGCCCTCGCCGCAGAAGGCCCGGCCAGCACGTTTACCGGACTGTTCGAATACAACCTCAACACCCTGTGCGCGGCCCTGGGCAAGCCATGA
- a CDS encoding metal ABC transporter ATP-binding protein, giving the protein MITCTALRWGAPGQPLTPAIDLKLEKGSLTGIIGANGTGKSSLLKVIAGLQKPLAGKVTVEVPRRGGLSFLPQQQHLDRQFPISLQELVAAGFWGTQRSPQQRSQHLEAVLEDWCLSGLEHRPLMALSGGELQRALLARMSLAEAPVLLLDEPHAALDEEGQALCWKHIHAWHEQGRTLIVVCHDLASVRHHTQQVVQIKSTGCLFGPSKELIRPQPHMQVA; this is encoded by the coding sequence ATGATCACCTGCACCGCATTGCGTTGGGGCGCCCCAGGCCAGCCGCTGACGCCAGCCATCGATCTCAAGCTGGAAAAAGGCAGCCTCACCGGCATCATCGGCGCCAACGGCACGGGTAAGAGCAGCCTGCTCAAAGTCATCGCCGGCCTGCAAAAGCCGCTGGCGGGCAAGGTCACGGTTGAGGTTCCACGGCGTGGCGGCCTATCGTTTCTGCCCCAGCAGCAACACCTGGACCGCCAGTTCCCCATCAGCCTGCAAGAACTGGTCGCCGCTGGCTTCTGGGGTACCCAACGCTCCCCGCAACAACGCAGCCAGCACTTAGAAGCGGTACTGGAAGACTGGTGCCTCAGCGGCCTGGAGCACCGCCCATTGATGGCGTTGTCCGGTGGCGAACTGCAACGCGCCCTGCTCGCCCGCATGAGCCTGGCCGAAGCGCCGGTGCTGCTGCTCGACGAGCCCCACGCCGCCCTCGATGAAGAAGGCCAGGCGCTATGCTGGAAGCATATTCATGCCTGGCACGAGCAGGGCCGCACGCTGATCGTGGTCTGCCATGACCTCGCGTCGGTTCGCCACCACACCCAGCAAGTGGTGCAGATCAAAAGCACCGGCTGCCTATTCGGCCCGAGCAAAGAGCTGATCCGCCCGCAGCCTCACATGCAGGTGGCCTGA
- a CDS encoding DUF1826 domain-containing protein, with amino-acid sequence MLAPVIPLRPVIRQTRGETPLALSEILEDGVNLAVWQRQLPLHIAEFGALLVALDEPLADARVIELSNEDAVPDLHGLASSCRDLEGYEGFIADVSWLVSAFACLLGAKRIGVRLRLLDKAMCPRFHVDHVPVRLITTYAGIGSQWLREGVMDRRQLGQPDAEPTDRIEQLHCGEVALLKGTQWQGNEGHGLVHRSPALKADERRLILTLDWLA; translated from the coding sequence ATGCTGGCCCCGGTTATTCCCCTGCGCCCCGTGATTCGCCAGACCCGCGGTGAAACCCCACTGGCGCTCTCCGAGATCCTCGAAGACGGCGTCAACCTGGCGGTGTGGCAGCGCCAGTTGCCCCTGCACATCGCCGAGTTCGGCGCCTTGCTGGTGGCGCTTGACGAGCCGCTGGCCGATGCCAGGGTGATCGAGCTGAGCAACGAAGACGCCGTTCCCGATTTGCACGGGTTGGCGTCCAGCTGCCGTGACCTTGAAGGTTACGAAGGCTTTATCGCCGATGTGTCCTGGCTGGTCAGCGCATTCGCCTGTTTGCTGGGTGCCAAGCGCATCGGGGTGCGCTTGCGCTTGTTGGATAAAGCCATGTGCCCACGGTTTCACGTCGACCATGTGCCGGTGCGGCTGATCACCACCTATGCCGGTATCGGCAGCCAGTGGTTGCGTGAAGGTGTGATGGACCGTCGCCAGCTGGGCCAGCCGGATGCCGAACCCACCGACCGTATCGAACAGCTTCACTGCGGCGAAGTCGCCCTGCTCAAGGGCACCCAGTGGCAAGGCAATGAAGGCCACGGCCTGGTTCACCGTTCGCCGGCACTCAAGGCCGACGAGCGTCGCTTGATCCTGACGCTGGATTGGCTCGCATAA
- the hisI gene encoding phosphoribosyl-AMP cyclohydrolase has product MSLSMLDLEGAAVGSRFPLEHVLDALPWNSAGLIAAIAQQHRSGEVLMLAWMNRQALKETLATGQVCYWSRSRQQLWRKGESSGNGQQLIEARLDCDGDAVLLIVDQQGPACHTGRPTCFYNAIDGDYVHILTEPCA; this is encoded by the coding sequence ATGAGCCTGAGCATGCTCGACCTGGAAGGAGCTGCCGTCGGCAGCCGCTTTCCACTCGAACACGTCCTGGACGCGCTGCCCTGGAACAGCGCTGGACTGATCGCCGCCATTGCCCAGCAACACCGCAGCGGCGAGGTACTGATGCTGGCCTGGATGAACCGCCAGGCCCTCAAGGAAACCCTGGCCACCGGGCAAGTCTGCTACTGGTCGCGCTCGCGCCAGCAGTTGTGGCGCAAGGGCGAGAGCTCGGGCAACGGGCAGCAGTTGATCGAGGCACGACTCGATTGCGACGGCGACGCCGTACTGCTGATCGTCGACCAACAAGGCCCGGCCTGCCACACCGGTCGACCGACCTGCTTCTACAACGCTATCGATGGCGACTACGTTCACATCCTCACGGAGCCCTGCGCATGA
- the pdxY gene encoding pyridoxal kinase PdxY, with product MKRTPHLLAIQSHVVFGHAGNSAAVFPMQRVGVNVWPLNTVQFSNHTQYGQWAGEVLAPQQIPALVEGIAAIGELGNCDAILSGYLGSADQGRAILTGVARIKAINPKALYLCDPVMGHPEKGCIVPQEVSDFLLDEAAAMADFLCPNQLELDSFAGRKPQSLFDCLAMAKALLARGPKAVLVKHLDYPGKLPDGFEMLLVTAEGSWHLRRPLLAFPRQPVGVGDLTSGLFLARVLLGDSLLAAFEFTAAAVHEVLLETQACASYELELVRAQDRIAHPRVRFEATPIEL from the coding sequence ATGAAACGCACACCTCATTTGCTTGCGATCCAGTCTCATGTGGTCTTTGGCCACGCCGGAAACAGCGCCGCCGTGTTCCCCATGCAGCGGGTCGGGGTGAACGTCTGGCCGCTGAACACGGTGCAATTCTCCAACCACACCCAGTATGGCCAGTGGGCGGGCGAAGTGTTGGCGCCGCAGCAGATTCCGGCGCTGGTGGAAGGTATTGCCGCCATCGGCGAGTTGGGCAACTGCGATGCGATTCTGTCCGGCTACCTGGGCAGTGCGGATCAGGGCCGGGCGATCCTGACGGGGGTTGCGCGGATCAAGGCCATCAACCCCAAGGCCCTGTATTTGTGCGACCCGGTGATGGGCCACCCGGAAAAGGGCTGCATCGTGCCTCAGGAGGTCAGCGATTTCCTGCTGGACGAAGCCGCGGCCATGGCTGACTTCCTGTGCCCCAACCAGCTGGAACTGGACAGCTTTGCCGGGCGCAAACCGCAGTCGCTGTTCGATTGCCTGGCCATGGCCAAGGCATTGCTGGCGCGCGGGCCGAAGGCGGTGTTGGTCAAGCACTTGGATTATCCGGGCAAGCTGCCGGACGGTTTCGAGATGCTGTTGGTGACCGCCGAAGGCAGCTGGCATTTGCGTCGTCCACTGCTGGCGTTTCCGCGCCAGCCCGTGGGCGTTGGCGATTTGACCTCGGGCCTGTTCCTGGCGCGGGTGTTGCTGGGCGACAGCCTGCTGGCGGCCTTTGAGTTCACTGCCGCCGCGGTCCATGAAGTGCTGCTGGAAACCCAGGCCTGTGCCAGTTACGAGCTGGAGCTGGTGCGCGCCCAGGATCGCATTGCCCATCCTCGCGTGCGTTTTGAAGCCACACCGATCGAGCTGTAG
- a CDS encoding DUF3301 domain-containing protein → MLTLGNIFVLMLLATGAAWVWHNHGLRERALERVKQHCAKLDIELLDGAVALKRIGFVKDANGRRRLARIYNFEFTVTGETRHPGTITQFGAHSAQIELAPYPFEIKTPLPSAEVIELSQWRQDHGTKNRQ, encoded by the coding sequence ATGCTCACCCTGGGAAACATCTTCGTGTTGATGCTGCTGGCCACCGGCGCCGCCTGGGTGTGGCACAACCACGGCCTGCGCGAACGCGCGCTGGAGCGGGTCAAGCAGCATTGCGCCAAGCTCGACATCGAACTCCTTGACGGCGCGGTCGCGCTCAAGCGCATCGGTTTTGTGAAGGATGCCAACGGTCGGCGACGCCTGGCACGTATCTACAACTTTGAATTCACCGTGACCGGCGAAACCCGCCATCCGGGGACCATCACCCAATTCGGTGCCCACAGTGCGCAGATCGAACTGGCGCCCTACCCGTTCGAGATCAAGACGCCACTGCCCAGCGCCGAAGTGATCGAGCTGAGCCAGTGGCGTCAGGACCACGGCACCAAGAACCGTCAGTGA
- the dksA gene encoding RNA polymerase-binding protein DksA, producing the protein MTEQDLLAQPPADYMNEAQQGFFRALLLTHRHELQERIDAEFLVLREQETNSDPADVGSAEEQRQWQLRLLEREKKLLDKIDDALELLARGEYGWCRETGDPIGLQRLLLRPTATLCIEAKEREELRERHKRAI; encoded by the coding sequence ATGACCGAACAAGACCTCCTGGCCCAGCCGCCTGCCGACTACATGAATGAAGCCCAGCAAGGGTTCTTCCGTGCGTTGCTGCTGACCCATCGCCATGAACTGCAAGAGCGTATCGACGCCGAGTTCCTGGTGCTGCGTGAGCAGGAAACCAACAGCGACCCGGCCGATGTGGGCAGCGCCGAAGAACAGCGCCAATGGCAACTGCGCCTGCTTGAACGGGAAAAGAAGCTGCTGGACAAGATCGACGATGCCCTCGAATTGCTCGCCCGTGGCGAATACGGCTGGTGCCGCGAAACCGGCGACCCGATCGGCCTGCAACGCTTGCTATTAAGGCCCACCGCCACCCTGTGTATCGAAGCCAAAGAACGTGAAGAGCTGCGCGAACGCCATAAACGGGCGATTTGA
- a CDS encoding N-acetylmuramoyl-L-alanine amidase: MHRRQLLNLLLASPLFTLPFAARATQIRNARLWRSDDKLRLVFDLSGPVQYKTFTLSAPERLIIDLSGAGLSGDFSQLALTNSGITSIRSGHFGQGDTRIVLDLAAPMQLNSFLLPPQDGQGHRLVLDLTSATQVPRQITPEPKPLVDKAHPKRDIIVVVDPGHGGKDPGAVGSKGQREKDVVLSIAQLLAKRLKREKGFDVKLVRNDDFFVPLRKRVEIAHKHNADMFISVHADAAPRITASGASVYALSEGGATSATARFMAQRENGADLLGATSLLNLKDKDPMLAGVILDMSMNATIASSLQLGNSILGSLEGITSLHQKRVEQAGFAVLKSPDVPSILVETGFISNARDSARLVTARHQQAVADGLFEGLKKYFQKNPPMNSYMAWVQEQKNSQV; encoded by the coding sequence ATGCACAGACGTCAGCTCCTTAACCTGCTTCTGGCCAGCCCTCTTTTCACGTTGCCGTTTGCAGCCCGCGCCACACAGATACGCAATGCCCGCCTATGGCGCTCGGACGACAAGCTGCGGCTGGTGTTCGACCTCAGTGGCCCGGTGCAGTACAAGACCTTCACCCTGAGCGCGCCGGAACGCTTGATCATCGACCTGAGCGGCGCCGGCCTCAGTGGCGACTTTTCTCAGCTGGCGTTGACGAACAGCGGAATCACGTCGATCCGCTCAGGGCATTTTGGTCAAGGCGATACGCGCATCGTGCTGGACCTGGCCGCGCCGATGCAGCTCAACAGCTTTTTATTGCCTCCCCAGGATGGCCAGGGGCATCGCCTGGTGCTGGACCTGACCAGCGCCACCCAGGTGCCTCGCCAAATTACGCCTGAGCCCAAGCCGCTGGTGGATAAGGCGCATCCCAAACGCGACATCATTGTGGTGGTCGATCCCGGTCACGGCGGCAAGGACCCAGGCGCGGTCGGTTCCAAGGGCCAGCGCGAAAAAGACGTGGTGTTGTCCATTGCCCAGCTGCTGGCCAAGCGCCTGAAGCGCGAGAAGGGCTTTGACGTGAAGTTGGTGCGCAACGACGACTTCTTCGTACCGCTGCGTAAACGGGTGGAGATCGCCCACAAGCACAATGCCGATATGTTTATCTCGGTGCATGCGGATGCGGCACCACGGATCACCGCGTCGGGCGCTTCGGTGTATGCCTTGTCCGAAGGCGGCGCGACGTCGGCTACCGCACGCTTCATGGCACAACGGGAAAACGGCGCCGATCTGCTTGGCGCCACCAGCCTGCTCAATCTGAAGGATAAGGACCCGATGCTGGCGGGGGTGATTCTGGATATGTCGATGAACGCCACCATCGCCTCCAGCCTGCAACTGGGCAACTCGATCCTGGGTAGCCTGGAAGGCATCACCAGCCTGCATCAGAAACGCGTGGAACAGGCCGGGTTCGCGGTGCTCAAGTCACCGGACGTGCCGTCGATCCTGGTGGAAACCGGGTTTATCTCCAATGCGCGTGACAGTGCGCGCCTGGTCACCGCGCGTCATCAGCAAGCGGTTGCCGACGGCCTGTTCGAAGGCCTGAAAAAATACTTCCAGAAGAACCCACCGATGAACAGCTACATGGCGTGGGTTCAGGAACAGAAGAACAGTCAGGTCTAA
- a CDS encoding acyl-CoA thioesterase, which produces MEPGNAQLSMTVLMTPDMANFSGNVHGGTLLKYLDEVAYACASRYAGRYVVTLSVDQVIFREPIHVGELVTFLASVNYTGNTSMEVGIKVVTENIRERSVRHTNSCFFTMVAVDDQRKPAAVPPLQPHNSEDKRRFVQAQQRRQIRQELEKRYQEIKADAP; this is translated from the coding sequence ATGGAACCCGGAAACGCCCAGCTGTCGATGACGGTATTGATGACCCCTGATATGGCCAACTTCTCAGGCAATGTCCACGGCGGCACCCTGCTCAAGTACCTCGACGAAGTGGCCTACGCCTGCGCAAGCCGTTATGCCGGCCGCTACGTCGTGACGTTGTCGGTAGACCAGGTGATTTTTCGCGAGCCGATCCATGTTGGCGAGCTGGTGACGTTCCTCGCATCGGTCAACTACACCGGCAACACCTCGATGGAGGTGGGCATCAAGGTGGTGACCGAGAACATCCGCGAGCGCTCGGTGCGCCACACCAACAGCTGCTTCTTCACCATGGTCGCCGTGGACGACCAGCGCAAGCCGGCCGCCGTGCCACCGCTGCAGCCGCACAACAGCGAAGACAAGCGCCGGTTCGTGCAGGCCCAGCAGCGCCGGCAGATCCGCCAGGAGCTGGAAAAGCGCTATCAGGAAATCAAGGCAGACGCGCCGTAA